In one window of Sciurus carolinensis chromosome X, mSciCar1.2, whole genome shotgun sequence DNA:
- the Taf9b gene encoding transcription initiation factor TFIID subunit 9B isoform X1, with the protein MESGKMAPPKNAPRDALVMAQILKDMGITEYEPRVINQMLEFAFRYVTTILDDAKIYSSHAKKPNVDADDVRLAIQCRADQSFTSPPPRDFLLDIARQKNQTPLPLIKPYSGPRLPPDRYCLTAPNYRLKSLIKKGPNQGRLVPRLSVGTVSSRPTTPTIDEKTEVQKNLPKETQLVGDRAWIQSQAATPQTVSVPNKVATPVSVTSQRFTVQIPPSQSTPVKPVPATTAVQNVLINPSMIGPKNILITTNMVSSQNTGNDSNPLKRKHEDDDDNDTM; encoded by the exons ATGGAGTCGGGCAAGATGGCGCCTCCCAAGAACGCTCCTAGAGATGCCTTG GTGATGGCACAGATCCTGAAGGATATGGGAATCACAGAGTATGAACCAAGAGTTATAAATCAAATGTTGGAATTTGCTTTCC GATATGTGACTACAATTCTGGATGATGCAAAAATTTATTCAAGCCATGCTAAGAAACCTAATGTTGATGCAGATGATGTGAGACTTGCAATCCAGTGTCGTGCAGACCAATCTTTTACCTCTCCTCCACCAAGAGAT tttttactgGATATTGCAAGGCAGAAAAATCAAACACCTTTGCCACTGATTAAGCCATATTCGGGACCGAGGCTGCCACCTGATAGATACTGCCTAACTGCTCCAAACTACAGACTGAAGTCCTTAATTAAAAAG GGGCCTAACCAAGGAAGACTAGTTCCACGGTTAAGTGTTGGTACTGTTAGTAGCAGGCCTACTACTCCTACTATTG atgagaaaactgaggtacaaAAGAACTTGCCCAAGGAAACCCAGCTAGTAGGTGATAGAGCCTGGATTCAATCTCAAGCAG CAACCCCACAAACAGTGTCTGTCCCAAATAAAGTTGCAACTCCAGTGTCAGTGACAAGCCAAAGATTTACGGTGCAGATTCCACCTTCTCAGTCCACACCTGTCAAACCAG TTCCTGCAACAACTGCAGTTCAAAATGTTCTGATTAATCCTTCAATGATTGGGCCCAAAAATATTCTTATTACCACCAACATGGTTTCATCACAGAACACAGGTAATGACTCAAACCCACTGAAGAGGAAACatgaagatgatgatgacaatgatacTATGTAA
- the Taf9b gene encoding transcription initiation factor TFIID subunit 9B isoform X2 codes for MESGKMAPPKNAPRDALVMAQILKDMGITEYEPRVINQMLEFAFRYVTTILDDAKIYSSHAKKPNVDADDVRLAIQCRADQSFTSPPPRDFLLDIARQKNQTPLPLIKPYSGPRLPPDRYCLTAPNYRLKSLIKKGPNQGRLVPRLSVGTVSSRPTTPTIDEKTEVQKNLPKETQLVGDRAWIQSQAVPATTAVQNVLINPSMIGPKNILITTNMVSSQNTGNDSNPLKRKHEDDDDNDTM; via the exons ATGGAGTCGGGCAAGATGGCGCCTCCCAAGAACGCTCCTAGAGATGCCTTG GTGATGGCACAGATCCTGAAGGATATGGGAATCACAGAGTATGAACCAAGAGTTATAAATCAAATGTTGGAATTTGCTTTCC GATATGTGACTACAATTCTGGATGATGCAAAAATTTATTCAAGCCATGCTAAGAAACCTAATGTTGATGCAGATGATGTGAGACTTGCAATCCAGTGTCGTGCAGACCAATCTTTTACCTCTCCTCCACCAAGAGAT tttttactgGATATTGCAAGGCAGAAAAATCAAACACCTTTGCCACTGATTAAGCCATATTCGGGACCGAGGCTGCCACCTGATAGATACTGCCTAACTGCTCCAAACTACAGACTGAAGTCCTTAATTAAAAAG GGGCCTAACCAAGGAAGACTAGTTCCACGGTTAAGTGTTGGTACTGTTAGTAGCAGGCCTACTACTCCTACTATTG atgagaaaactgaggtacaaAAGAACTTGCCCAAGGAAACCCAGCTAGTAGGTGATAGAGCCTGGATTCAATCTCAAGCAG TTCCTGCAACAACTGCAGTTCAAAATGTTCTGATTAATCCTTCAATGATTGGGCCCAAAAATATTCTTATTACCACCAACATGGTTTCATCACAGAACACAGGTAATGACTCAAACCCACTGAAGAGGAAACatgaagatgatgatgacaatgatacTATGTAA